A region of Nakaseomyces glabratus chromosome E, complete sequence DNA encodes the following proteins:
- the FMT1 gene encoding methionyl-tRNA formyltransferase (CAGL0E02871g~Ortholog(s) have methionyl-tRNA formyltransferase activity, role in conversion of methionyl-tRNA to N-formyl-methionyl-tRNA and mitochondrion localization) translates to MLPFISVRRVYARKFSTKPLNILFFGSDEFSAYALRSLVKLKHKQVIDSIQVVSRPPKWCGRKKSVLKSPEIVQYAQDLRLDQPIHVDSNEEMLQLSSLCESQKIDMIIAVSFGKLIPNGLIGRVPYSLNVHPSLLPRYRGSAPLQHTLLNQDQYTGVTVQTLHPTKFDHGSIVAQSDPLPVSDLLASRPLPPLINQEDTRPPKLAKLMDQLGIVGGNLLADVLEKRTYQDPVSHIESNYEPSYAPRIKTEDKMINWNDSATDLLNRLQTLGPLYTFKRVQLKSKSPLSLKRVLIHDFDVIERVISNQTCGTFTQDNHDSITIACGRNTAILIKKLQFEACAIETPEQFMKKLPKRCGKTLAKELVFVNET, encoded by the coding sequence ATGTTGCCGTTTATATCTGTAAGGAGAGTTTATGCCAGGAAATTTTCCACTAAACCACTAAATATCCTGTTCTTTGGTAGTGATGAGTTTAGTGCATATGCACTGAGGAGTCTTGTGAAGCTGAAGCATAAGCAGGTAATAGATTCCATACAAGTGGTTAGCAGGCCGCCAAAATGGTGTGGGAGAAAGAAGTCTGTGCTGAAGTCCCCCGAAATAGTGCAATATGCACAAGATCTGAGACTTGACCAACCTATACATGTCGACAGCAATGAGGAGATGTTACAATTGAGCTCATTGTGTGAGTCTCAGAAGATAGATATGATTATAGCAGTATCTTTTGGAAAATTGATTCCTAATGGATTGATTGGAAGGGTGCCATACTCGCTAAATGTACATCCATCGCTGTTGCCCAGATACCGAGGGAGCGCACCGTTACAGCATACTTTGCTCAACCAAGACCAATATACAGGCGTGACAGTACAGACATTGCACCCAACCAAATTTGATCATGGGAGCATAGTAGCACAGAGTGATCCATTACCTGTCAGTGATCTCCTAGCAAGTCGACCTCTGCCGCCGCTCATTAATCAAGAGGATACTCGCCCCCCAAAGCTGGCCAAATTGATGGATCAATTGGGTATTGTAGGTGGTAATTTATTGGCAGATGTTCTAGAGAAGAGGACTTATCAAGACCCAGTGTCGCATATTGAAAGCAACTATGAGCCCAGTTATGCTCCACGAATTAAAACTGAGGACAAGATGATCAATTGGAATGACTCAGCTACTGACCTACTGAATAGATTACAAACTTTAGGCCCATTGTACACATTCAAGAGAGTTCAATTGAAAAGCAAATCACCCTTGTCCCTAAAGAGAGTTCTCATACATGACTTTGATGTGATTGAGCGGGTAATTAGCAACCAAACCTGCGGAACTTTTACACAAGACAACCACGATAGTATTACTATAGCTTGTGGTCGCAATACAGCGATATTGATTAAGAAGTTACAGTTCGAAGCTTGTGCTATTGAAACTCCAGAGCAATTCATGAAGAAATTACCCAAAAGGTGCGGTAAAACCCTGGCCAAGGAGCTAGTGTTTGTAAATGAGACTTGA